TGTATCACACGGCAGCTTGATGCAAGCATTCAAAGCCACTGCAATACTGGAGGCCGACAATGTACTTTTCACTTGGGAGAATAATAGCGGACAGGGAAATGCAACGGACTCTGACGTTGCCCTCCTGTTAGTGTATAACAAGGAGAAGAACCTTGCCATTTACAACACTACGGCTTTCAGACGCTCTGACAGCAAATCGGTACTTGAACTTCCCAAAGACTGGACCGGAGATGAAATGGTTGCTTACCTAAGTTTCTACAGCGTTTACGACGAAAGCACAGCCAATAGTATTTGCCTGCCACTTACCGCTTCATGAATTCGCGCCGTTCTTCTTCGGGAAACTTCTCGATGGCATATCGCAAGGCCGTGCGCGGCATCTCTTTGCCATGTTTCTCCAGAAACTGCACCAGCAGATCCTTGTCACGCTTGCCCATCTCGCGAAGCATCCATCCGATGGCCTTCTGCATCAGGTCGTGAAGGGGTCGAACGGAGTGTGCAGGAATATGTGCAGAGTGTGCATCTATGTGTACACTTGTGTACAAAAGATGCTCCGAAAGGCGGATAATATCGATGAAATCGTTGTTTTTAATAAATGTATAGGTGGACACCACGGCAATACGCTTGTCCCACAGCAACGGGCTATCCGCCAGGCGATAGAGCACGTCGCGCGGCTTATCCTTCAAGTATTCGCCCACGATGCCGGGGGCAGACAGATCCACCAAGTCCCAGTTATTGATACGGCCGGTCTGTGCCA
Above is a window of Bacteroides helcogenes P 36-108 DNA encoding:
- a CDS encoding DNA alkylation repair protein, giving the protein MTKERGKAGEEMHNTPISTEETAEAIAVIRCELEAYIDPVKREYLPRFFKTGKGQYGEGDRFLGVVVPNTRLVAKRHKDKPFEVMAGLLQSEWHECRLCALLMLVERFRKCDETERKAIFEFYLAQTGRINNWDLVDLSAPGIVGEYLKDKPRDVLYRLADSPLLWDKRIAVVSTYTFIKNNDFIDIIRLSEHLLYTSVHIDAHSAHIPAHSVRPLHDLMQKAIGWMLREMGKRDKDLLVQFLEKHGKEMPRTALRYAIEKFPEEERREFMKR